TTggtgattttttgttttgttttcagggTTATCTTTGGGATGATAGTATCTTTACCAGTAACTATTTTGTACTACGTCCTCTTGGGCCTATGATTCACACAACACactgaagaaaaagattacaCCGGAGAAATTAAATGATCTATGAATAAAGAGGTCTGGAAATAGAGAAATGTGAGCTCTTAAGAGTTGTTCTTGAGGAGCTTGTGAGAAAGATTAATTAACGGTTAATTACATTGTTGAATCAAATTACTGGTAAATGGTTAGgtgaataatttaattttatgtatttgataTCCAACATTGATCGACGTACGTACGTAGTGAGGTAGAGGCTTAGGTTAGGAATCAATCGTGAATACTATTTCAACGTTGATTCCCGCGAGctgaatattttttgtgatGTATAGTAAAACGCATATGATTATAGGAATCATCATAAAGATTCTTGTCATGAAGAAcaatattaaaccaaattatgCATTACGAGcaaaataattatacaaaaatactGATAATTATAACTTGGGTCATTGTATTTTCTGTGTAATGTCTACTATCCCTTAATTAGTCGGTTTAAATCAGGAAAAAGTATAATTAATGACACTCATAATTGTATCGTTAAGACTTGAAAGTGACGGCCAAGAATACAATTAAGAGCCAATTAGTGATCTTTCATAACTTTAAAAATCTcacaaaagtagaaaaaaaaaattccaactTGATGACCAAGAATAATACTATTAAAGAGCTATTTAAGATGAAACCGCCCGAAACCAAAAGCATTCGATGGGTACACCGATTACTGCTTTTAGCAACACCACGGCGTGACCATCAAGACTAATTAACTAAGaccacattttaaaaaaactattaataaTTACTAcaatttgtaattaaaaagatCAACGAGAAATGCCACGTGGACGAATACTAGCAACGCCAAGTGGAAAGAGCGTTCGAGAGAACAAGGCAAAACCAAATACGCCCCTAGTATTCTACAGATGTCGACTGGATAATTACAAAAGATTTCAATAAACAGTACTAATTAATTTCTAGTGGTGAGTTTTTGTAAATATCTACTTCTTCCAATTACCAGCTGCTATATAAATCcccttctctgtttctcttttcttacatcacaatcacacaaaactaacaaaagaTCAAAAGCAAGTTCTTCACTGTTGATAATGTCTACCACCGGACAGATTATTCGATGCAaaggttttctttttattctgtctttttccaaatatttattGATCGGTTACATTTCTGTTGAGGTTTTTGTTATGAATCCACAATTTCTATGTTGAATTAACAAAACCTGTGTCGTTTTTTTGTGGTGGTTGCAGCTGCTGTGGCATGGGAAGCCGGAAAGCCACTGGTGATCGAGGAAGTGGAGGTTGCTCCACCGCAGAAACACGAAGTTCGTATCAAGATTCTCTTCACTTCTCTCTGTCACACCGATGTTTACTTCTGGGAAGCTAAGGTAGAGTAATCAATTTATTACACTCCAAATTCATAATCaagttctaatttttttagaattctaattttttatctaaaaaaattcaacctTTTTGATTCCACAGGGACAAACACCGTTGTTTCCACGTATCTTCGGCCATGAAGCTGGAGGGTAATAGAAACACTAATCTTCTTTGCTtcgttttggatatttttaaggttttagagATTCAAGgtcgttttttttgttgttgtgtaggATTGTTGAGAGTGTTGGAGAAGGAGTGACTGATCTTCAGCCAGGAGATCATGTGTTGCCGATCTTTACCGGAGAATGTGGGGAGTGTCGTCATTGCCACTCGGAGGAATCAAACATGTGTGATCTTCTCAGGATCAACACCGAGCGAGGAGGGATGATTCACGATGGTGAATCAAGATTCTCCATTAATGGCAAACCAATTTACCATTTCCTTGGGACTTCCACGTTCAGTGAGTACACAGTGGTTCACTCTGGTCAGGTTGCTAAGATCAATCCGGATGCTCCTCTTGACAAGGTCTGTATTGTCAGTTGTGGTTTGTCTACTGGGTTAGGAGCAACTTTGAATGTGGCTAAACCCAAGAAAGGTC
This sequence is a window from Arabidopsis thaliana chromosome 1 sequence. Protein-coding genes within it:
- the ADH1 gene encoding alcohol dehydrogenase 1 (alcohol dehydrogenase 1 (ADH1); FUNCTIONS IN: alcohol dehydrogenase (NAD) activity; INVOLVED IN: response to cadmium ion, cellular respiration, response to salt stress, response to hypoxia, response to osmotic stress; LOCATED IN: cytosol, plasma membrane; EXPRESSED IN: 24 plant structures; EXPRESSED DURING: 12 growth stages; CONTAINS InterPro DOMAIN/s: GroES-like (InterPro:IPR011032), Alcohol dehydrogenase GroES-like (InterPro:IPR013154), Alcohol dehydrogenase, zinc-containing, conserved site (InterPro:IPR002328), Alcohol dehydrogenase, C-terminal (InterPro:IPR013149), Alcohol dehydrogenase superfamily, zinc-containing (InterPro:IPR002085); BEST Arabidopsis thaliana protein match is: GroES-like zinc-binding dehydrogenase family protein (TAIR:AT5G43940.1); Has 34806 Blast hits to 34785 proteins in 3218 species: Archae - 735; Bacteria - 22358; Metazoa - 1323; Fungi - 2490; Plants - 4199; Viruses - 3; Other Eukaryotes - 3698 (source: NCBI BLink).), with product MSTTGQIIRCKAAVAWEAGKPLVIEEVEVAPPQKHEVRIKILFTSLCHTDVYFWEAKGQTPLFPRIFGHEAGGIVESVGEGVTDLQPGDHVLPIFTGECGECRHCHSEESNMCDLLRINTERGGMIHDGESRFSINGKPIYHFLGTSTFSEYTVVHSGQVAKINPDAPLDKVCIVSCGLSTGLGATLNVAKPKKGQSVAIFGLGAVGLGAAEGARIAGASRIIGVDFNSKRFDQAKEFGVTECVNPKDHDKPIQQVIAEMTDGGVDRSVECTGSVQAMIQAFECVHDGWGVAVLVGVPSKDDAFKTHPMNFLNERTLKGTFFGNYKPKTDIPGVVEKYMNKELELEKFITHTVPFSEINKAFDYMLKGESIRCIITMGA